One genomic segment of Gadus chalcogrammus isolate NIFS_2021 chromosome 3, NIFS_Gcha_1.0, whole genome shotgun sequence includes these proteins:
- the LOC130380174 gene encoding uncharacterized protein LOC130380174: protein MVRQRVEECYRTPEAVEHALLNKIEVFPKLTNKDNAELGDILLELECAKEEGYLQGLAFLDTARGVNPIVEKLPYSLQERWITMGSKFKEDHGVAFPPFTLFSQFVRRQAKVRNDPSFAFNTSNNNVPPKAAMKPGYKAQVSVHKTGVTPKFNDSDTSSAEKRTDEPDRECPIHRKPHPLRKCKVFRYKPIEERKAYLKDNRICFKCCGYVHKTGVTPKFNDSDTSSAEKRTDEPDRECPIHRKPHPLRKCKVFRHKPIEERKAYLKDNRICFKCCGSTQHMAEDCKASIKCDECNSKRHITALHPGPPTSSERAHTEKEESGEPDEDAPTVTSKCTEICGNADSPRSCAKICLIKAYPAGRRDQAVKMYAVLDEQSNKSLAKTEFFNLFGIKASPAPYTLKTCAGTTETSGRRVNNFMLESMDGNLQLSLPTLIECDMVPDDRSEIPSPDVAEQHSHLQPVANKIPAVDPDAPILMLLGRDILRVHKVREQINGPHNAPYAQRLDLGWVIVGVVCLGVAHKPAHNQVNVYKANELQNGRTSFLSPCPNNIHVKEHHNNAPQRYNRLSPPRDEDTGWATSTDSLGHAVFESSRDDNKTALSMDDKAFPTIMDREVFQDIDHSWVTPLPFRSSRRPLPSNREQAVKRLCCLRKTLEKKPETKKALHRVHAENAGQRPSRTCATTRGR, encoded by the coding sequence ATGGTGCGGCAGCGTGTGGAGGAATGCTATAGAACACCAGAAGCCGTAGAACATGCACTACTGAATAAGATTGAAGTGTTCCCCAAGTTAACCAATAAAGACAATGCTGAACTCGGTGACATCTTGCTAGAATTGGAGTGCGCCAAAGAAGAAGGATACCTACAGGGCCTCGCCTTTTTGGATACAGCTCGTGGAGTGAACCCGATCGTAGAAAAGCTACCCTACAGCCTACAAGAGAGGTGGATAACCATGGGATCCAAGTTCAAAGAAGATCACGGAGTAGCCTTCCCTCCATTCACTCTCTTCTCTCAATTCGTCCGGCGACAGGCCAAGGTGAGGAACGACCCAAGCTTTGCCTTCAACACCTCCAACAACAACGTGCCACCGAAAGCAGCCATGAAACCCGGCTACAAAGCCCAAGTAAGTGTACATAAGACAGGAGTCACACCCAAATTTAATGACAGCGACACCAGCTCTGCGGAGAAGAGAACAGATGAACCTGACCGCGAGTGTCCAATACACAGGAAGCCTCACCCACTCAGAAAGTGTAAGGTCTTTAGATACAAGCCCATAGAAGAACGTAAAGCTTACCTGAAAGATAACCGCATCTGCTTTAAGTGCTGCGGTTATGTACATAAGACAGGAGTCACACCCAAATTTAATGACAGCGACACCAGCTCTGCGGAGAAGAGAACAGATGAACCTGACCGCGAGTGTCCAATACACAGGAAGCCTCACCCACTCAGAAAGTGTAAGGTCTTTAGACACAAGCCCATAGAAGAACGTAAAGCTTACCTGAAAGATAACCGCATCTGCTTTAAGTGCTGCGGGTCAACTCAGCATATGGCAGAAGACTGCAAAGCATCAATCAAATGTGACGAATGCAATAGCAAGAGACACATCACGGCTCTGCACCCAGGCCCTCCTACATCCAGCGAGAGAGCTCACACGGAGAAGGAGGAAAGCGGGGAGCCAGATGAAGACGCTCCCACAGTCACATCCAAGTGCACAGAGATTTGCGGTAATGCAGACAGCCCACGCTCATGTGCTAAAATCTGCCTGATCAAAGCTTATCCGGCAGGGAGAAGAGATCAAGCCGTTAAGATGTACGCAGTGCTGGATGAACAGAGTAACAAGTCGCTCGCAAAGACAGAGTTCTTCAACCTCTTTGGCATCAAAGCCAGTCCAGCCCCATACACACTGAAGACCTGCGCAGGGACAACAGAGACCTCTGGCAGACGAGTCAACAACTTTATGCTTGAATCTATGGACGGAAATCTACAACTCTCCCTCCCCACACTAATCGAGTGTGACATGGTGCCGGACGATAGATCTGAAATCCCGTCTCCTGACGTCGCAGAGCAACACTCCCACCTCCAGCCAGTGGCGAACAAGATTCCAGCTGTGGACCCCGACGCACCTATCCTCATGCTCCTGGGAAGAGACATCCTCAGGGTGCATAAGGTGCGTGAACAAATCAACGGGCCACACAACGCTCCATACGCTCAAAGGCTGGACCTGGGCTGGGTCATCGTGGGTGTCGTCTGCCTGGGGGTAGCCCACAAACCAGCCCACAACCAAGTTAACGTGTACAAGGCCAATGAGCTGCAAAATGGACGAacatcctttctctctccctgcccaaACAACATACACGTGAAGGAGCACCACAATAACGCACCGCAGCGATACAACCGTCTCTCACCCCCCCGTGATGAAGACACAGGCTGGGCAACAAGCACAGACAGCCTCGGCCACGCAGTGTTTGAAAGCTCCAGAGACGACAACAAGACAGCGTTGTCAATGGACGACAAAGCATTCCCGACCATCATGGACAGAGAGGTCTTCCAGGACATCGACCACAGCTGGGTAACACCCTTGCCGTTCCGGTCATCACGACGACCTCTTCCAAGCAACCGGGAACAGGCTGTCAAACGTCTCTGCTGTCTCAGAAAGACCCTGGAGAAAAAGCCAGAAACAAAAAAGGCACTACATAGAGTTCATGCAGAAAATGCTGGACAACGACCAAGCCGAACGTGCGCCACCACTAGAGGCAGGTAA